The genomic stretch GCGGGATTTGGTGAAGCTGCGGATGCGGGGCAAGAAGGCTCGGATGAAGCTGAAAGCTCCGGCGGTGCATTCTTAGGTTTTCCCGCTGGTTTGCGGATTGGCCCTCACCCGTCTCCTGACACAAGTCAGGAGCCACCCTCTCCCAAATCAGAGAATTGGGAGAGGGATTTTGGGGCTTTCCTGATTCGATTTTGCGAATCGGATTTTTAGATGCGGGTCTTCCGAATTTTTAGCACCGCATTCTTAGGCGTCCTGGGTCTATGCGCTGGCCAATTTGAACAACTCGGAGGGCTTGGCGTGTTAACATGGGAATATGGGCGCCACGATCTGCATAGCCGCACTCGTTTTGGCGGGACAGACCCCCAAGAGCCAATCTCTCGACGCGCGGATTGAGGCTCTTTCGAACGACCTCCTGCAATCGTTGACGCTGTTTGACTCGCTCCGAGCCAAAGTGGAGAGCGAGAAGGACGCCCGCAAGCTGGTTTCCCAGTTCAACGAGAAGCTGGAGTCGATCATCGGGACGGCGAATAAGTACCTGACTCAGGCCAAGACCGACGACGAGAAGGTGCGGATTCGGGTGGTGCGCTTTGAGGCATTGGCGAGCGAGACGCCGCCGATCCAGAAGCTGGTGGACGATGCGACGGACATCGCGGCGAAGTTCAAAGAGAGCTCGGCCTTGTGTCCGGCGATCGAGAATTTGACGTTTTACCAATACTTGACCGCGGCGAACTATGCCGCTTTCGATACGTCGCTGAAGCAGAGCAAGAACGAAGAAGTGGCGGCCTCGGCGGGGCTGGCGAGCATCTTCGTTCAGTTCATGAACGACTCGGGGGACATCAACAAATTCCGGTCCTTGGGGCAACAATATCCGAAGACGAAAGCGGGTCAGCGGGCGACGAAGGTCTTCGATTACCGGACCAAGATCGTACTTGGCCAGCCGATGATCGACCTGAAACTGGACCTTTTGGGCGGGTCGACCGTTTCGCTGAGTTCGCTGAAAGGGAAGGTCGTGGTTTTGAACTTTTGGGGATTCTGGTCGCCGGGGTGCCTGGGCGAAATGCAGGAGATCAAGGATTATTTGGCGAAGTATCCGACGCGGCTGGCGTGGATCGGGATCAACACGGATAACTGGACGCCCGCGTTTGTGACGAAGCGGATTAAGGAGATGGGGCTGACGTGGGAGAACGTCGCGGCGGGGTCGCCGACCGGCGAGTTGCCGATGGATTTTGGCATCGTGAATTATCCGTCGAAGATCATCATCGACGCGCAGGGCGTGGTGCAGTATGTTCCGTCGACCCGCGATTGGCGCGGGCCGCTTGAGGAAGCGCTGGGCAAGGCGTCGGACTAGGCTTTCTTGAAGCTGGCTGACCAGCGGGTGGCACCGCCGCCGTTGGGCATCGTGAGGGTAAGGACGTCGCCGTTCTGCTTCGCGTCGATACCTTTCGGTGCCGAGTCGAATTTGTAGCCTTTAGGTACGTACAACATCAGATTCCAGCGCTGGCCGGGGCCGACGACATAAGTCCCCGAGAGGGTGGCCTTGGCGGCATCCCATTTGACGGCGTCGAGATCGTACGCGCCCTGGGAGATATGGCGCTCCGTGCCGAGGACCTGCGGATGATTCTGCACCGGGCGGAGGGCGACAACCTGGCAATGACCTTCATCGAGGGCATCCAGTTTGAGCTTGGAATCCACGACGCCAAGGAACTTCTGGTTCCAGAAATCGAAGGCGAGATACTTACCCTTGACCACGCCGACATCGGACAGCGAGACGGTGCGGGCGGGCACTTTTTGCCAGGCGTTGTGGGAGACGACGGTCCAATCCTCGCCGAATTTGTTGCAATGCAGGGTGAAGAATTCGGGGTCGGGCTTCTCCTGTTTGAGGTTGACCGGTTTGGAAAAGACGGTCGGCGAGACCCGCCTCATGATGTTCAGGTGCTCGGGCGTATAGTCGGCGGGCTTGTCGCTGATCATCAATTGACCACCCGCGAGCGAGACCATGCTGGCCCATGAGCGAGCCTTTTCCGGTTCGAGGCGCAGGCACATGTAGTCGGGGTCGTTGCGCCAGACGACGTTGTTGAGGTGGTGGAACTGGGCGATGTACTTCGCCGAGCGGCGCATGGAGGCGAAATCGGGGCCGACGTCTTCGCCGATTCGGGCTCCGTTGGGGAGTCCGGCGAGCTCGGGCATGGTGCCCCAACACGCGAGGACGTA from Armatimonadota bacterium encodes the following:
- a CDS encoding redoxin domain-containing protein translates to MGATICIAALVLAGQTPKSQSLDARIEALSNDLLQSLTLFDSLRAKVESEKDARKLVSQFNEKLESIIGTANKYLTQAKTDDEKVRIRVVRFEALASETPPIQKLVDDATDIAAKFKESSALCPAIENLTFYQYLTAANYAAFDTSLKQSKNEEVAASAGLASIFVQFMNDSGDINKFRSLGQQYPKTKAGQRATKVFDYRTKIVLGQPMIDLKLDLLGGSTVSLSSLKGKVVVLNFWGFWSPGCLGEMQEIKDYLAKYPTRLAWIGINTDNWTPAFVTKRIKEMGLTWENVAAGSPTGELPMDFGIVNYPSKIIIDAQGVVQYVPSTRDWRGPLEEALGKASD